DNA sequence from the Gordonia polyisoprenivorans genome:
CTGGTCACCAAGTCCAATCTCATCCTCGGGATGGGTGAGACCCCGACCGAGGTGCAGTCGGCGATCGTCGACCTGCACGAGGCCGGCTGCGACATCCTGACGATCACCCAGTATCTGCGGCCTTCCGCGCGCCACCATCCGGTGGAGCGCTGGGTCAAGCCCGAGGAGTTCGTCGATCATTCCGAGTTCGCCCGCGAGGTCGGGTTCGCTGGTGTGATGGCCGGGCCGCTGGTGCGTTCGTCCTATCGTGCCGGCCGGCTCTACGCGCAGGCGATGGCCCACCACGGACGGCAACTGCCGCCGTCGTTGGCGCACCTCGCCGACGAGGGTTCGGCCAGCCAGGAGGCCTCCTCGTTGATGGCGCGACTGGCCCGCTGAACCGGACACCTGGGCTGGTGACCGCGTTGTCGATCACCGCGCCCGCAGACGTATCCTGGTGAGCATGGCAAAGGCGCAAGCGGCGAGCAAAGCGGACAAGAAGGCCGCACGACAGGCCCGACGGAAGGCCTCCAAGGAGCGGTTCACGCAGCTCTGGCAGGCGTTCCAGATGCAGCGCAAGGAAGACAAGCGGCTGATCCCATACATGGTCGGCCTGTTCGTGCTGATCGTGGCGATCTTCGTGGTCATCGGTCTGTTCATCGGCTCCCCGTGGCTACTCGTTCCCATCGGCGTGGTGCTCGGCATCCTCGCCGCCTTCCTCCTCTTCGGACGGCGCGTGCAGAAGACCGTCTACACCAAGGCCGAGGGGCAACCGGGTGCGGCCGGGTGGGCGCTGTCGAATATGCGCGGTCAGTGGCGGGTACAGCAGGCGGTCACCGGCACCTCCCACCTCGACGCCGTGCACCGGGTGATCGGCAAGCCCGGGGTCATCCTCGTCGGCGAGGGCTCGGCAAGTCGCGTCACCGCCCTTCTGGGACAAGAGAAGAAGAAGGTCGCGCGCGTCGTCGGCGACACCCCGATCTACCAGATCATGGTCGGCAACGACGACGGCCAGGTGCCGCTGTCGAAGCTCGAACGGCACCTCAACAAGCTGCCGGGCAATATCGACCGCAAGCGCATGGACACCCTCGAGGGCCGGTTGTCGGCGCTCGGCGGCAAGCAGCCCGGCCCGGGCATGCCCAAGGGTCCGCTGCCCGGCAATGCCAAGATGCGCAGCATGCAGCGCACCGCGCGGCGTCGCGGCGCGTGATCACCACGCGGTCAGACGCCGACCGCGTCGGTCACGCGGCGTAACCGACGATCGACGATCGGGTGCCTGCTTCTACCCCATCGTCGACGAGCAACAGATGGCCCGCCACGACCTGCCAGTGCGCCGTGGTACGCGGTGCCGGTAGGTGCCACAGTCGCGCTCCGGTCCGAATGTCATACGCACTGAGTGCAGGGTTGCTCGGCCGCTGGTCTGCGTCGGCCTCTCCGCCCAGGATCAGGCGAGCGCCGTCGAAGCCCACGAAACCCTGTCCGAAACCGGCGGTGAAACCACTGATCCGGGAACCGGACCGGGCGTCGAGCACCGTCCACTTGCGCGTGTTGCTGAGGTCTTCGCTGAATTCGTCGACGACGGTGACGACATACCGATCGCCGAGCACCAGAGGAGAGGACCGTTGCGACGGCCGCGTCCACCTCACGTCGGTGCCGACTGTCGACGCCAGCCCGATCGTGGTGTTGGTTTCCACAGGGATGATGTCGCCGTTGATGGTCTGCACCGGGTCGGCAGCACCGTCCCCGGACGAGATACGCCATCCCGAGATCTCACCGGTCCGCACCCCGTCGGCATCGTAGAACTCGGTGGTGTCCCGACCCGTCCCGGCGAGACCGCTCGTCACGAACCCGGACGGGTGGATGACCACCGCCTGCCGATCGTCCACGGAGTGCAGTAGTCGGCCGGAATCGAGCCGCATGACGGTGGCCCCATGGCGAAAACCGCTCACCGCGAGCAGGTTTCCGGCTTCGGTGACCACCGGTTGCCCCTGATCGACCGGCGGGCGCACCGTCCACAACGCATGCCCGCGGGAATCGAACCTGGTGATGACCGTCTGTAGCGGCGGTATGTCGTCATCGGTGACAAGGCCCGCCACGGGCACCAACACGGAATCCGTGGGGATCTCCTCAGGGAGTGCGATGTTCTCCATTTCCACGGTCAGGACCAGGAAGCCGTCGCCGGCGCGCAGGATCCGCGAGGACCCCGGGATCGGGATCGTCGCGGTGCCGAGGTCGTCTCCGGTATCCGGATCGACGAACGACACCCTGGTCACGATCGCGGAACCAACTCTGGCCGTACGAGTACACGCGAGCCGCTTGTCGCGACTGATCGCGCAGGAGTTCTCCCACCCGATCCTCGGCGCCCTCCACAGTGACCTGCCCGTGTCAGGGTCGATGGCGATCACCGCGGACGGACGGCCGAGCCTGTTGCGCGACGCCCGCACCAGGAGATGGTCGTAGGCCGCTTCGACGGACACGCTCGCATCGTCGAAGTCTTTGCCGAACAGCGATGCCGCATCGACTCTCCAACGGGCATCGGGGCGGGTGGACATCGATTCGAGGGTGCGGCTCTGCGGCGGCTGGGCCTCACCACGCTCCAGCACTACGAACGCGGAGAGCACCAATGCGCCGATGCTCAGGACGGCAGTCAGCGTCAGCGCCTCGCGCCGACCTCGGTTCGCACCGACACGCACGCTCGCCGACCCCCTGCCCTGCGCGACCCGACCCCTGCGTTCAGCGGCTCCGGACCATCGCGGTGCCGGTCGCGCGATCGTGCAGTGCGCGGCCGTTGTAGTCGTTCATCAACGCGGGCACCAAGAACACGATCAGCACCTGCCGCATCAAAGCACGGATCACGCCGACCGCGGCGACGGGAGCCTTGCCGGCGATCTCGTCGGCCAGGCGCTCGGGTCCGTGGTCGACGCGCGCCACCCGCATGCCCACGGCGAACTGCCCGGGCGTGAAGCCGAACATCGTCACGGTGAACACGCCGATGACGAACCACACGGCGAGCACGGCGAGGCCGAGGTTCGGTGACCCGAAGCCGACGAAGAACAGCGACAGCCCGCCGCCGATGATCCAGTCGACGAGCAGCGCCAGCGTGCGCGGCCACCCGGGAACGAGCGCTCCGGGGCCGCTCTCGGGCAGGCCGAGGTCGGCGCCGCGATATTCGAGGTCGGCCGGTGCGCCCGACTGCGGGCCCGACAACCAGGAGCCGGTGGCCCTGCTCATGAGAGATCTCCCCCGGCACGCACATTCCCGGTGCTCGCGTGCTCGATTCTGCCGGTGGTCCGCGCGTCGTTCATGTTTTCCATGGTAGAGGCAGTGAGTTCACTGATGAGATCACCGTTCGCTTTCGTACGGGGCGTGCATACGGAATAGTTGCCGTGGGCACGACAACGCAGCCCCGGCCGTGTAACACAGGGGAAACACGTCCTTGACGTGCGGGCAACGTCGCGTCCATACGGTTCTGGCTGAGATCCGCCGCGGTTTCTTGCGCGGTGGTCCAGGCGCGTCAGGTCCGCGTGTGCACACGCCGGCCTGACCCCGACAAGTTAAGGAGTCACCGCACGGTGTACAGCAGCAACGAAGAACTACTCGAGGGCATCAAGAAGGAAGGTGTCGAGTACGTCGACATCCGCTTCTGTGACCTGCCCGGTGTGATGCAGCACTTCTCGATTCCGGCCACGGCCTTCGACGAGTCGGTGTTCGAGGACGGCCTGGCATTCGACGGCTCGTCGGTGCGCGGCTTCCAGTCGATCGACGAGTCGGACATGATGCTGCTCCCCGATCCGGCCACCGCGCGGATCGACCCCTTCCGTCGCGCCAAGACGATGAACGTCAGCTTCTTCGTCCACGATCCGTTCACCCGCGAGGCCTACAGCCGCGACCCGCGCAACGTCGCCCGCAAGGCCGAGGACTACCTGGCCTCCACCGGCATCGCCGACACCTGCTTCTTCGGCGCCGAGGCCGAGTTCTACATCTTCGACTCGGTCGCCTTCGACTCGCAGATGAACGGCACCTTCTACGAGGTCGAGTCCGAGTCCGGGTGGTGGAACACCGGTTCGCCCTCCGACCCCGACGGTTCACCGAACCTCGGCTACAAGGTGCGCCCCAAGGGCGGCTACTTCCCGGTGGCCCCCTACGACCACTACGTCGACCTGCGCGACGAGATGTCGACCAACCTGACCAACGCGGGCTTCGAGCTCGAGCGCGGTCACCACGAGGTCGGTACCGGCGGCCAGGCCGAGATCAACTACAAGTTCAACACGCTGCTGCATGCAGCCGACGACGTCCTGCTCTTCAAGTACATCATCAAGAACACCGCGTACGCGAACGGCAAGACCGTCACCTTCATGCCGAAGCCGCTGTTCGGCGACAACGGCTCGGGCATGCACGCCCACCAGTCGCTGTGGAAGGACGGCAAGCCGCTGTTCCACGACGAGGCCGGCTACGCGGGCCTGT
Encoded proteins:
- a CDS encoding DUF4191 domain-containing protein, which codes for MAKAQAASKADKKAARQARRKASKERFTQLWQAFQMQRKEDKRLIPYMVGLFVLIVAIFVVIGLFIGSPWLLVPIGVVLGILAAFLLFGRRVQKTVYTKAEGQPGAAGWALSNMRGQWRVQQAVTGTSHLDAVHRVIGKPGVILVGEGSASRVTALLGQEKKKVARVVGDTPIYQIMVGNDDGQVPLSKLERHLNKLPGNIDRKRMDTLEGRLSALGGKQPGPGMPKGPLPGNAKMRSMQRTARRRGA
- the glnA gene encoding type I glutamate--ammonia ligase, with amino-acid sequence MYSSNEELLEGIKKEGVEYVDIRFCDLPGVMQHFSIPATAFDESVFEDGLAFDGSSVRGFQSIDESDMMLLPDPATARIDPFRRAKTMNVSFFVHDPFTREAYSRDPRNVARKAEDYLASTGIADTCFFGAEAEFYIFDSVAFDSQMNGTFYEVESESGWWNTGSPSDPDGSPNLGYKVRPKGGYFPVAPYDHYVDLRDEMSTNLTNAGFELERGHHEVGTGGQAEINYKFNTLLHAADDVLLFKYIIKNTAYANGKTVTFMPKPLFGDNGSGMHAHQSLWKDGKPLFHDEAGYAGLSDLARYYIGGILHHAPSLLAFTNPTVNSYKRLVPGYEAPINLVYSQRNRSACVRIPITGNNPKAKRLEFRCPDSSGNPYLAFAAMMMAGLDGIKNKIEPHEPVDKDLYELPPEEAKNIPQAPTSLSAVIDKLEEDHEYLTAGGVFTEDLIETWIALKRENEIEPVQIRPHPYEFALYYDC
- a CDS encoding RDD family protein encodes the protein MSRATGSWLSGPQSGAPADLEYRGADLGLPESGPGALVPGWPRTLALLVDWIIGGGLSLFFVGFGSPNLGLAVLAVWFVIGVFTVTMFGFTPGQFAVGMRVARVDHGPERLADEIAGKAPVAAVGVIRALMRQVLIVFLVPALMNDYNGRALHDRATGTAMVRSR